From Candidatus Zixiibacteriota bacterium:
CAGATCGAAACCCCAGAATATCGCCTCGGCCTCATGATCGGCCAGTATTCCGCTCATGAGCTTTTCAATGCCTTCTTTGCGCACCTCTTTAAGCGGATAATTTCGTACCCCCAGATCTCGCAGGAATTGACGGTACTGAGGAGAATTGACGATCTCCTTGTTACCCAGTTCGATAAAATTCTCTGGATTGATATATTTCTGCTCAAGCAATTGACGATACGGAGTCCCGCTGTTCGGTCGCTCGGATTCGCGCACATCGTAGTGACTGTCGATATTGAACGCCAAAATATCATCGTACGATTCAGCCAGGGCCCGGCAATCGGGATAGGAGATATCGTTGCCCCCACCCAAAATCACAATGCGCTTGGAATCGGATAACACTTTCCGCACGATTTCAAGCAGGTTGTGGTGGATGTTTTCAAGTGAACACTCGGTTACGCAGTCGCCCAGGTCGAAAAGACGCCTGCCGTGTAATTCCGCCGGCAGGGGAAACCTGTAGAGCGCCTGGCGGATTTCAGCCGGGGCTTTCTCAGCACCCGGACGACCCTTGTTGCGCTTTACTCCGATATCCTGCGGACACCCCAAAATTACCAGATCGGCCTCAGCGTAATTGTCCGGGTCGTGCTGAACATATTCGCCCAGACGCGGATCGTTGGGATCATCGTGGCTGTAAAACAAGTATTGACCCGGGCGACGTGTAGCTTCAAAAATATCTATTGATTTGAGGTCAGTCATGCAG
This genomic window contains:
- a CDS encoding arginase, yielding MTDLKSIDIFEATRRPGQYLFYSHDDPNDPRLGEYVQHDPDNYAEADLVILGCPQDIGVKRNKGRPGAEKAPAEIRQALYRFPLPAELHGRRLFDLGDCVTECSLENIHHNLLEIVRKVLSDSKRIVILGGGNDISYPDCRALAESYDDILAFNIDSHYDVRESERPNSGTPYRQLLEQKYINPENFIELGNKEIVNSPQYRQFLRDLGVRNYPLKEVRKEGIEKLMSGILADHEAEAIFWGFDLDVVRSMDAPGVSASYPVGLTAEEVCEMARVAGSDKRSRILEITEVNPETDINGRTSKLAAMVILNYLVPLLG